One Pullulanibacillus sp. KACC 23026 DNA segment encodes these proteins:
- a CDS encoding allantoinase produces MSDFDLLIRNGMVVLPNEVKKVDLAIKEGRIIKIGEQLSGTASEELDVNGKTIFPGLIDVHVHFSEPGREHWEGFETGSRMMAAGGCTTYFDMPLNGIPSTVEQAAFEQKAEIGSRKSVVDFALWGGLVPGNIKDLRGLAESGVIGFKAFLSDTGNDEFERADDLTLLDGMKEIASLGKILALHAESAPITNWLLQEKKEKGLISADNYLETRPILAEAEAVERAIYYAQLTGCPLHFVHISSQAAVEKIEAAKQQGLAISVETCPHYLLFSHDDLVEKGAIAKCAPPLRKKDEQKQLIRLLREGKFDMVSSDHSPCPYSMKDPAKHTLFEAWGGISGGQFTLLSMLELALEHEIPLTQIAKWTAEMPAQRFNLETKGKIEVGMDADLAIVSFEPFTVREDNFHAKHKQSLYVGHTFPCTIEETINRGKTIYKNGKLVNHAAGKLWINRTETKPNPV; encoded by the coding sequence ATGTCTGATTTTGATCTCTTGATTCGTAACGGAATGGTTGTGTTACCAAACGAGGTAAAGAAGGTCGATCTGGCTATTAAAGAGGGGCGAATTATCAAGATTGGTGAACAGTTATCTGGAACCGCAAGTGAGGAATTGGATGTGAACGGCAAGACGATCTTCCCCGGCCTTATCGATGTCCATGTCCATTTCAGTGAACCGGGAAGGGAACATTGGGAAGGGTTTGAGACGGGTTCAAGGATGATGGCGGCCGGTGGATGCACAACCTACTTTGATATGCCCCTCAATGGGATTCCTTCCACAGTGGAGCAGGCGGCTTTTGAACAAAAAGCGGAAATCGGCAGCCGAAAGTCAGTCGTTGATTTTGCCTTATGGGGCGGACTTGTCCCTGGGAACATAAAGGACTTAAGAGGGCTTGCGGAGTCGGGGGTTATTGGATTTAAAGCTTTTCTATCGGATACAGGGAATGATGAATTTGAGCGGGCGGATGATCTGACCTTATTAGACGGTATGAAAGAAATCGCCTCCCTCGGAAAAATTTTAGCCTTACATGCTGAAAGTGCGCCCATAACCAATTGGCTTTTGCAGGAAAAGAAGGAAAAAGGGCTAATCAGCGCTGATAATTATTTGGAAACACGTCCGATTCTTGCTGAAGCGGAGGCGGTGGAACGGGCCATTTATTACGCGCAGCTAACAGGTTGCCCGCTTCATTTTGTCCACATCAGCAGTCAAGCGGCTGTTGAAAAAATTGAAGCGGCCAAGCAACAAGGCCTGGCGATTTCTGTAGAAACGTGCCCGCATTATCTCTTATTCTCTCATGATGATCTTGTGGAAAAAGGGGCGATTGCCAAATGTGCGCCACCTTTACGGAAGAAAGACGAGCAAAAACAATTAATTCGTTTATTAAGAGAAGGCAAGTTTGATATGGTGTCCTCTGACCACTCGCCTTGTCCTTATTCGATGAAGGACCCCGCCAAGCACACGTTATTTGAAGCCTGGGGTGGCATCAGCGGCGGACAATTCACCTTACTTTCCATGTTGGAGCTCGCTTTAGAGCATGAAATCCCTTTAACACAAATTGCCAAATGGACAGCGGAGATGCCGGCGCAGCGCTTTAATCTTGAAACGAAAGGAAAAATTGAAGTGGGCATGGATGCTGATCTTGCTATTGTTTCCTTCGAACCGTTCACAGTTCGTGAAGACAATTTTCATGCCAAACATAAACAAAGCCTTTATGTTGGCCACACCTTCCCATGCACCATCGAAGAGACCATAAATCGTGGAAAAACCATCTATAAAAATGGCAAACTCGTCAATCATGCAGCAGGAAAGCTATGGATCAACCGAACTGAAACCAAACCGAATCCCGTTTAA
- the uraD gene encoding 2-oxo-4-hydroxy-4-carboxy-5-ureidoimidazoline decarboxylase, protein MMTLKTLNDMSESDFVDQLKAIYEHSPWVGERVLNNRPFLTLEALHSAMVHAVMGATKSEQLRLIKAHPNLGARIAMSSSSVSEQKGAGLSELTEDEYQRFQEANQAYMAKFNFPFILAVKGKDKHLIYKALKERHTNSIDAEFKEALHQIHQIARHRLEAIFN, encoded by the coding sequence ATGATGACGTTAAAAACATTAAATGACATGAGTGAATCTGATTTTGTTGATCAGTTAAAGGCTATATATGAGCATTCACCCTGGGTAGGGGAACGCGTTTTAAATAATCGGCCCTTTTTAACACTTGAGGCTCTTCATTCTGCGATGGTTCATGCCGTGATGGGAGCAACTAAAAGTGAACAGCTTCGGTTGATCAAAGCCCATCCCAACCTGGGTGCCAGAATTGCCATGAGCTCCTCTTCGGTATCCGAACAAAAAGGAGCAGGATTAAGCGAATTAACTGAGGACGAGTATCAAAGGTTTCAAGAAGCCAACCAAGCCTATATGGCCAAGTTCAACTTCCCATTTATCCTAGCAGTTAAAGGAAAAGATAAACATCTAATATACAAAGCATTAAAAGAACGCCACACGAACTCAATTGATGCCGAATTTAAAGAAGCCCTCCACCAAATCCACCAAATAGCCAGGCACCGCTTAGAAGCCATATTCAATTGA
- a CDS encoding LacI family DNA-binding transcriptional regulator gives MTTIKDIAEKAKVSSATVSRVLNNDPLLSVTKETRERIYRVAEELHYKSGKRKAKSGAPLKDKNPKIGVVYWLSHEHELADPYFLSIRYGMEKAFSERGMLIEKSVRANEWDESFQFDGLDGVIVVGYIGSELLERIYQQVETIVCVNESPNDLKYDSIVIDHRKATTKALAHLEELGHKNIGFIGGRMPEKRVEGRFESYKAFMSKLGQEHLVKEQAYIGEFNMEDGFALMTEAIQSKNLPTAFFISSDSMAVGALRALQMAKIKVPEEVSLVGFNDIPVASFTNPPLTTIKIDSERMGELAVKRILEQIDSKEMPLKIAIPTELIVRGSTCSIK, from the coding sequence ATGACAACTATAAAAGATATTGCGGAAAAAGCAAAGGTCTCTTCTGCAACGGTGTCACGGGTTCTGAATAATGATCCGCTTCTTTCCGTGACGAAAGAAACTCGAGAAAGAATTTACCGGGTTGCAGAAGAACTGCATTATAAAAGCGGTAAACGTAAAGCAAAATCAGGAGCCCCCTTAAAAGATAAAAATCCTAAAATTGGCGTGGTTTACTGGCTGTCTCATGAACATGAACTGGCTGATCCTTATTTTTTATCGATTCGTTACGGGATGGAAAAAGCTTTTTCAGAACGAGGGATGCTAATCGAAAAAAGCGTCCGTGCGAATGAATGGGATGAATCCTTTCAATTTGACGGATTAGATGGTGTGATCGTCGTGGGGTATATCGGGTCTGAACTTTTAGAACGCATCTATCAGCAGGTTGAAACCATTGTGTGCGTGAATGAATCGCCGAATGATTTAAAATATGATTCCATCGTCATCGACCATCGAAAAGCCACAACTAAGGCACTTGCTCATTTAGAGGAGTTAGGACACAAAAATATAGGCTTTATCGGTGGAAGGATGCCAGAAAAACGCGTGGAAGGACGATTTGAAAGCTATAAAGCCTTTATGTCGAAGCTCGGCCAAGAACATTTAGTAAAAGAACAGGCTTATATCGGCGAATTCAACATGGAGGATGGATTTGCTCTTATGACTGAGGCGATCCAATCCAAGAATCTGCCAACCGCTTTCTTTATTTCCAGCGATTCTATGGCAGTTGGTGCCTTAAGGGCACTGCAAATGGCAAAGATCAAGGTGCCTGAAGAGGTGAGCCTCGTCGGATTTAATGATATTCCTGTCGCGAGCTTCACCAATCCGCCGCTTACCACGATTAAGATTGATTCTGAGCGGATGGGCGAGCTTGCCGTGAAACGAATCCTCGAGCAGATTGACTCAAAAGAGATGCCGTTAAAAATTGCCATTCCAACTGAATTAATCGTTCGAGGGAGCACTTGCTCGATTAAATGA
- a CDS encoding extracellular solute-binding protein, with amino-acid sequence MKKWHLAIVMMLALSLFLTGCSSSKSTSSGGGNGKVVTLSLYSTMSSDESKTMDKVIADFEKANPNIKINANYPGDNYENLLRVKMAANKMPDLFDTHGWAQLRYGNYVEDLRNMSWVKNMDPAIKDILTDKNGKVYAYPINEAKDGVTYNATLLKKYGITPPTTLNDFVKALETIKQKSHGTVTPLWIAGGDKYPIGQIFDQMATPYLITDSNHSYGQQLLDGTFNWNKYTPVAQMLKNLQNKGLINQDALTAKSTQANQLMAQGKIGFAFINGSIGPEATKLNPNTKVGLIPTPAVYSTDQPSFIGGERYTFAVWKDSPYKKQAEKFIEFISQPKYAKELAEATSLPAGLTNVKAKNYYASYYKEFSNIKVQPYFDRVYLPSGMWDVMGNTGQQLLSGTMTASQVATKMGQEDARLKKQTSK; translated from the coding sequence ATGAAAAAATGGCATTTAGCAATTGTTATGATGTTAGCGCTTTCTTTGTTTTTAACCGGTTGTTCAAGCAGTAAATCCACTTCAAGCGGCGGTGGGAACGGAAAGGTTGTTACGCTCTCTCTCTATTCCACGATGTCTTCCGATGAATCCAAAACGATGGATAAGGTCATCGCCGATTTTGAAAAAGCCAATCCTAACATCAAGATCAATGCCAACTATCCAGGGGATAATTACGAAAACTTATTAAGGGTTAAAATGGCTGCTAATAAAATGCCCGACCTATTTGATACGCACGGATGGGCCCAGCTCAGATACGGAAATTATGTAGAAGACTTAAGAAATATGTCTTGGGTGAAAAATATGGACCCTGCCATTAAAGATATTTTGACGGATAAAAACGGTAAAGTGTATGCCTATCCTATTAATGAAGCAAAAGATGGCGTGACTTACAATGCAACACTCCTTAAAAAATATGGCATTACACCCCCTACAACTTTGAATGATTTTGTTAAAGCGCTTGAAACCATCAAGCAAAAAAGTCATGGAACAGTAACGCCATTATGGATTGCGGGTGGTGACAAGTACCCCATCGGCCAAATCTTTGACCAAATGGCCACCCCATACTTGATCACTGATTCAAATCACAGCTATGGTCAACAGCTTTTGGATGGAACCTTTAATTGGAATAAGTACACACCAGTCGCCCAAATGCTGAAGAATCTTCAAAACAAAGGCTTAATTAACCAAGATGCTCTTACTGCCAAAAGCACTCAAGCTAACCAATTAATGGCTCAAGGTAAAATTGGCTTTGCTTTTATTAATGGGTCGATTGGACCGGAAGCAACAAAGCTAAATCCTAACACTAAGGTCGGCTTGATTCCAACACCGGCTGTCTACAGCACGGATCAGCCTTCTTTTATTGGAGGGGAGCGTTACACCTTTGCTGTCTGGAAGGATTCGCCTTATAAAAAACAAGCTGAGAAGTTCATTGAGTTTATCTCTCAGCCTAAATATGCAAAAGAACTAGCTGAAGCGACTTCTTTGCCTGCTGGTCTTACTAACGTCAAAGCTAAAAATTACTATGCTTCCTATTATAAAGAATTTAGCAACATTAAAGTTCAGCCTTACTTTGACCGTGTTTACTTACCAAGCGGTATGTGGGATGTCATGGGGAATACTGGTCAACAATTGTTAAGCGGGACAATGACCGCATCCCAAGTGGCTACAAAAATGGGTCAGGAAGATGCCCGTTTGAAAAAGCAAACTTCAAAATAA
- a CDS encoding sugar ABC transporter permease translates to MYLPALALVLFFIVYPFFNGLKISFTDWDGFSQTFDWVGFSQYKRMFTDPNTWLVVKNTLIYGLCSTLFQNIFGLLYALLLNQQIRFRNFTRIIVYLPVIISPFIMGYIWYFFFAFQGGALNDLLKFLGFHQVNALGNPHANIWIIVLVNTYQFVGVAMIIYLAGLQSISKEYYEASQIDGATLFQQFKNITFPLLAPSITINIVLNIIGGLKLFDVIVSLTGGGPGYASQSMSTYMYTLYFDQQDAGYAATQGVLMAVIILLLSLVALVILRRKEVEA, encoded by the coding sequence ATGTATTTACCGGCCTTAGCGCTCGTCCTCTTTTTTATTGTCTATCCTTTTTTCAATGGATTGAAGATTTCCTTTACCGACTGGGATGGGTTCTCCCAAACCTTTGATTGGGTCGGATTTAGTCAATACAAGCGAATGTTTACCGATCCCAACACCTGGCTGGTTGTAAAAAACACCTTAATTTATGGCCTTTGCAGTACGCTGTTTCAGAATATATTTGGCCTTCTGTATGCGCTGCTTCTTAATCAACAAATCCGCTTCCGTAATTTTACAAGAATCATTGTCTATCTCCCTGTCATCATCAGTCCGTTCATCATGGGGTACATTTGGTATTTTTTCTTTGCTTTTCAAGGCGGTGCGTTGAACGACCTATTGAAATTCTTAGGTTTTCACCAAGTCAATGCGCTCGGTAACCCACATGCGAACATTTGGATTATTGTATTGGTGAATACGTATCAATTCGTCGGTGTTGCGATGATTATTTATTTAGCAGGTCTTCAAAGCATTTCGAAAGAGTATTACGAGGCCTCTCAAATTGATGGAGCCACACTATTCCAACAGTTTAAAAATATCACGTTTCCGCTACTAGCTCCTTCTATTACGATTAACATCGTTTTAAACATTATCGGTGGTCTCAAACTATTTGATGTGATTGTTTCATTGACTGGTGGGGGACCGGGTTATGCCTCTCAATCTATGTCGACCTATATGTATACCCTCTACTTTGATCAACAGGATGCAGGGTATGCGGCTACTCAGGGTGTATTAATGGCTGTCATCATCCTATTGCTAAGTCTAGTCGCCCTTGTGATCCTAAGAAGAAAAGAGGTTGAAGCCTAA
- a CDS encoding carbohydrate ABC transporter permease, with translation MSRASKNWLSVLVLFIALIHVIPFYILITMSLKKNNDFSSRWAFPSHISWENFKDAWQQASLGPAFLNTAIITVIAGALLILVGSLAAYPLARRQTRLNQYVYVFFIAIMVIPPLTALVPLYKMVVSMGMINTRTIAILNNIAAFLPLTIFLYSGFIKSTIPKELEEAALIDGATTMGIFFKVIFPLLKPVTATVIILSAVYIWNDYQFAIFFLQDKSVHTLTVAMSSFFSSNVDNLNLVAAAALLAILPMTILFLFLQRFFIEGLAAGSVKG, from the coding sequence ATGAGTCGAGCTTCTAAAAATTGGCTGTCTGTTCTTGTTCTATTCATTGCTTTAATCCATGTGATTCCATTCTATATTTTGATTACGATGTCGCTAAAGAAGAACAATGATTTTAGCTCCAGATGGGCCTTTCCCTCTCATATATCATGGGAAAACTTTAAAGATGCTTGGCAACAGGCAAGTCTAGGGCCAGCCTTCTTAAACACGGCGATTATCACCGTTATAGCAGGGGCTCTCCTCATTCTTGTTGGTTCACTTGCGGCTTATCCACTGGCAAGAAGACAAACACGTCTAAACCAGTATGTGTATGTCTTTTTCATCGCCATTATGGTGATTCCACCTCTTACTGCACTGGTTCCTTTATATAAGATGGTGGTGTCGATGGGCATGATCAATACGAGAACCATTGCCATTTTAAACAATATTGCTGCCTTCCTCCCGTTGACGATCTTCTTGTATTCGGGGTTCATAAAATCAACCATCCCTAAGGAGTTAGAGGAAGCGGCACTAATAGATGGGGCTACAACCATGGGGATTTTCTTTAAAGTGATATTTCCCTTATTAAAACCCGTTACGGCAACCGTCATCATTCTCTCAGCCGTTTATATTTGGAATGATTATCAATTTGCGATCTTCTTCCTTCAAGATAAATCCGTCCACACCTTAACCGTCGCTATGTCTAGTTTCTTTAGTTCAAATGTCGATAACTTAAACCTTGTTGCGGCAGCCGCCCTGCTTGCCATCCTGCCTATGACAATCTTGTTCTTATTCCTGCAACGCTTCTTCATCGAAGGCCTAGCGGCAGGCTCGGTCAAAGGCTAA